ATCAATATTACGCAACCGTTAGAAAAATCATAGAATCCAAAAAACGATACCCAGAAGAAGCAAAAAGAAGGGAAGAAGAGGGAGCTGTTTTAGTTAGATTTACCATAGACGAAGATGGTAATGTTAAAGATGTATCACTTGTTAGGTCAAGCGACAGTAACATCTTAGATAAAGAAACTTTAAAGCTTTTAAAGAGCTTAAAATTTCCGCCACCACCGGAAGGAAAACCTATGACACTAAATTTAGAGATAGAATACAAACTAAACTAAGGAGAAGCAAAATGCTTTTAAGCAGAAGAGAGTTTATAAGCTTATCATTATCAACCTTATATTTACTTACACATAACCTTGAAGTATTGGCAAGTGATGCAGTAGAAATTTTTGACCTTGGAATTGCAAGCGGAGACCCAACGCAGGATGGCATTATATTATGGACGAGAATTAATCCAAATATCCACAACCAATTAAAAAAAGACCTTATCTTAGAGATATCACAAAGTCCAGAGATGAAAGAATCATCAGTCATAAAAATACCCGGATATGAGATTATAAAAGAAAGAGACTGCACAATCAGGCTAACAATAGACAATCTAAAACCAGGACAGACTTACTACTACAGATTTACATACGCAGACGTTCCGTCAATGGTAGGTAGGTTTAAAACTCTGCCGGTTGGAGATGTTGAAAACTACAGAATAGGATTTGTTACCTGTCAAAACTACGCCGATGGATATTATACAGCATACAGACATTTAGCCAATGAAGATATAGGATTTATCTTACATCTTGGAGACCAAATTTATGAGAGAATCTATGGCAAACCAAGAGTACCCGGCAGAAATTTAGCTTTTCCATCAGGTCATAGTATTGCACTTGATTTAGAAGATTATAAATATCTGTATACAACATATTTGTCAGACAAAGATTATCAGCTTGCAAGAGCAATGCATCCATTTATCTATATCTGGGATGACCATGAATATGCAAACGATTACTCATTTGACTACGAAAAAGGATTTTATAAACTTCCAAAACATCCTTTTGAAAATGACAGAGAAAAAGTTCTTAACCTAAGAAAAGCTGCAATATTAGCATGGTATTTTTATACACCTTCAAGGGCTAAATTAAATCTTAACGCTCAAAATCCTTTAGAATGGATCATCATTTATAGAGATTTCAAAATTGGAGAATTAGCACATTTGATTTGCTTAGATGAAAGGTCTTACAGAACATCGCAACCTTGCGATAAAAGATACGCATCCGCAGGTTGTGAAGACCAGTATAAAACCTCAATGCTTGGAGAAAATCAAAAATTCTGGTTTTATGAAAAGCTAAAACAAGGAAATAGTTGGAAAATAGTAGCTAATGAAGTCCAATTTGTACAAGGAAAAATAAACGGACTTTATGGCTCCTTAGATGCTTGGGATGGATATATAAAAGAAAGACAAGAGATAATAGAATTTTTAAACAAAAATAATATAAACAAATTTGTAGCCCTTACAGGAGATAGACACGCCGGCTTGATTGCAGAAATACCTACAGAATTTAAAGAAAACTATGAGAAAATCGTGGGAGTAGAGTTTATGACTCCTGCAATATCCTCGATCTCTGCAGCAGAAGCCAACTGGTGGTAAGATTACGGAGTTAAAGATGCCGATGAATATGCCCAGTTAGAAATAAAACAAAACCCATGGACAAAGTATTTAAGCCATAGAGTATGGGGATATTCTATTTTAGATATGGATAAATCATCTGCTAGGTGTCAAATAGTAAGCGTTGACAAATATAAAAAAGACTCAAATAAAGAAATAGCAGCAACTTATCAATATATTCCTGGAAAGGGATTAATAAAATTTTAAACAGTTGTTAACAAATTCTAACCATACGTTGGGCAAGAAATTCAGTAAAAGTAAAAGATTCTTCGCTGGCTTTGGAGCGACAATGTTGATTTTTGGAATAGTCTTCACCAAAGTATGAAATTTTAAAAAAATTATTAACAAATTTTAACCATTCTTTCATTAAATCTTAAAATTCATTTGGTATAGTGATTTACGAATAATATTTTCAGAGGAGGTTATTTAAATGAAGAGAACTTTAGCAGTGATGGCTCTCTTAGGAGCTGTAGGGCTTGCAAACGCACAAACTATCGAGAACCCCATTCTCAAAAAACTTGTTGAGAAGGGTATCTTAAAAGAAGATGAAGCTGCAGCAATTGACGAACAGCTTGCACAAGAAGAGGCAGAAAAGGCTAAATACCAAGCTGAAATTGACAAAACAGCAATGGAAGCAAAAGAAAAGTTGGCAAAACTTGAGAAACAAGGTAGCATGTCATCTCTTTTAACAGGTAAGTTTAAGAAGTTTGAAATTGGCGGAAAGGCTTACTTGGGTTATACTTACCAAACTACTAAGAAAAAATACACAGGAATTAACGACTCAGGCGATTTTGAAGCAAGAAGATTTTACTTTGATACAAAGGCTTACATCTCAGACAAAGACTATATCAGATTTACAACTGATTTAGCTCAAGAAAATAACGTTGGTAGCACAGACAAATCATTAAAACTCAAAATTAAATACGGTTATCTCTACAAAGACATTTCAGACTTGATTCCTCACACTGGCTTTGAGTTTGGTATAGTTCATACACCTTGGATTGATTATGAAGAGCATTCTGGATGGTGGTACAGGTCTATAGATAAAACATTTATGGAATCTTCAGATGGTATGGGATTATGGCCATCGGCAGACCTTGGAATTAACTTCAAGACAAAAACTCCGTATGTAACTTCTGAAGTAGGAATGTTTAACGGAGAAGGTTACGACAAGATTAACACAAGCTCTAAAAACTCATCCAGCTTCCACAACTCTTTTGAAGGTAGAGTAACTTATCACGTATTTGGAAACGGAGATAAAAAAGTTAATCCAACAAAAGATCAGTATGCAAACATTTCTTTACACTTAGCAAGCAACATTGGATATAATGATAATAATAACGGTACATACACAAATCATACAAATCTTAACCTCTATCACATCCATGCAGTTTATAACCACCCAATGTTCTTAATCGCAGCACAATATGCAAAAACAGATTATAACTCATCTTCTCAACAAGCAGGCGATGGATACTCAATAAACGCAGAAGTAAGACCAGTTCAAGATTGGTCCATATTCGGTAGATATGACCATTGGAAGTTTAAGAAAGAGTTAACACTCGGAAAAGATGCACAAAATAACGATGTCAAAGCAAACAAAAGAGATGCTTACTATTTTGGTGTAGCTTACACTATGAACAAATATGTAAAATGGATTGCAAACGTTATCAATTATGATTACAAAGGAACTAACCCAGACAACAAAGATAAAACAAAATATATGATAACAGCTGAGCTTAGCTGGTAATCCTACTGCTTTTTGTATGTTTGTGGGAGGGAGAGGGGAAATTGTTAAAATTTCTTAACAAAAAATTAATAAAAAATAAACATTTTCATAGTATCATAATCTTAAAAATTTAACGGAGGTAAAAAGATGAAAGTTAAAGGCTTGAAAAAGCTTGCAATAGCTGGAATTTTAGCAACATCTACCGCAGCATTAGCGGGAATTACAATTACAGGTGCAGGTGCAACATTCCCATATCCAATTTACTCTGCTTGGGCTTATGCATATGAAAAAGCAACAGGAAACAAAGTTAACTATCAATCAATTGGTTCTGGTGGTGGTATCAGACAGATCGAAAACAGAACAGTAGACTTTGGTGCATCAGACGCTCCATTAACACCAGAAGAATTAAACCAAAAGAAATTACTCCAATTCCCGGCAGTAATCGGTGGAGTAGTTCCAACTTACAACCTACCAGAAGTAAAACAGCCTCTTAACTTTGACGGGAAAGCTCTCTGTTATATATATATGGGTAAAATCACTAAATGGAATGACCCATACTTACAACAATTAAACCCTGGCGTAAATTTACCAGATAGACCAATTACAGTAGTTCACAGGTCTGATGGTTCTGGTACAACTTGGATCTGGACTAACTACTTATCAAAAGTTTGTCCAGAGTGGAAAGAAAAGGTTGGATACGGAACATCTGTTAACTGGCCAACTGGTGTAGGCGGAAAAGGAAACGAAGGTGTAGCTAACTACACTAAGAGAATGAGAGGAGCAATAGGATACGTAGAATATATCTATGCAAAACAAAACAATATGCCTGCTGGAAAAGTTAAAAACAGAGAAGGAAACTTTGTTGCTCCATCTATGGAAAGCTTCCAAGCAGCAGCTGCTAACGCTAAATGGGACAAAAAGAAACATTTCTACGAAGTATTAACAGACCAACCGGGTAAAAATTCATACCCAATATCTGGAGCTACATTTATTTTACTGGCAAAAGATAGACCAGAAAACTCAAAAAAAGCAGTTATGTTCTTTGACTGGGCATTTACAAAAGGAGATCAAGAAGCTGCAAGATTAAACTATATCCCATTACCACAAAACGTGAAAGATTTAATCAGATCATACTGGAAAGAAAATGGATTGATGTAATACTTTTCTCATGTCTAACCTCCAATTTTGCCCTACCTCTAAAAAGGTGGGGCTTTTTGTTTTTAAGAATTTTGTTTTTAAGAATAAGTAATCCTATTGTTTTCTTTATACATAAAAGCGTTCTATTTTTTAAGTTGTAGAATGTATATGTAAATATGACCTTACCTTTGCCCAACCTTAGGATTTTAGAAGGAATCTCTTCTTTTGATTTTTTTAATAGAAAACAGGAGATTCTTCGCTGTCGCTCAGAATGACACTATTGGCAGCTTCCTGTCATCATGAGGACTTTAGTCCGAAGGATCTTCTTTTTGGGTTTTTTAATATAAAAATACGAGATTCTTTGCACGCTGTAGGAGTATGATAAGAAAGGTGAGAATGTATACTTTTTAATTTCTCACCCCGACGTGTATTTAATTTATAATTTTATACAAAAATTTTTATACAAAAATTTATATGACAAACAGTAAAGTAAGGAGCTTAAAGGATGGAAAATACAGCACTAAAAAGGGCGCTTCTTGTAGAAAAACTTTTAAAAATAATACTTGGATTTGCAGCAATCTTTATAGGCTTTATACTCCCGGTAGTTATATTCATTGTACTGTATAAAGAAGCATATCTTGCTATCCAAACCTTTGGAGTTTTAAACTTTTTAACATCTACCGACTGGGACCCGGTCGCACTTAAATTTGGCGGGTTGGCTCCTATAGTCGGAACATTGATAGCAACATTTTTATCAACATTATTCGCTGCTCCAATCTCAATTGGTATTGCTATTTTTTTGGTTGAACTTTCACCAAACAAACTAAAACCAATCTTTTCAACTGCAATAGAGCTTTTGGCTGGAATTCCAAGCATCATTTATGGTATGTGGGGATTGTTCGTAATTGCTCCATTATTTGGTGAAAAAATAGAGCCATGGCTTCAAGCAAAGCTTGGCGGAATTCCATTAATAGGAAAGCTTTTTGAAGGTTCTCCGACAGGAATTGATGTCTTAACAACATCTCTCGTTCTTGGAATAATGATAATTCCATTTATGAGTTCTGTTGTTAAAGATGCGTTTAATATGGTTCCATCCATAATGAAAGAATCAGCTTATGCCCTTGGGGCTACAAAATGGGAAGTTATAAAACAAGTGATGATACCTATCACAGCGTCAAGTATTGCAGGTGGATTAATCTTATCTACCGGTAGAGCACTTGGGGAAACGATGGCTGTTACATTTTTAGCAGGAAACGTAAATCAAATACCAAAATCGCTTTTAGACCCATTTACAACCATCACCGTTGCTTTGGCAAACCAATTTACAGAAGCAGACACAGCTATTTATCTTTCTTCTTTATATTATCTTGCATTAATACTTTTTATAATGTCGTTTATTGTTTTATATCTTTCTAAAATTATGCTTTTGAAATTAGAAAAGAAATGGAAGGTGTAAGCTATGGTTAAAAGAAAATTAGAAAATTACATATTCCTTACATTGTCAGGTTTTTCTGCATTGCTTGGATTATTTTTCTTGTTTTGGATACTTGGAGATTTGCTTATTAACGGTTTTAAATACATAAATTTAGATTTATTTACAAAAGACCCGGTTCCACCCGGTATGGAAGGCGGTGGATTAAAACATGCTTTTATAGGTCATTTAATCATTACTGTTCTTGGAACTATGATAGGAACGCCTATTGGAATATTAGCCGGTATATTCTTTGCTGAGTATGGTCAAAACTCAAAAGTGTTCAAAATTGCAAGAAATATAGTTGATATAATGGTAAGTAATCCATCTATCGTTATAGGTGCAGTAGTTTATGCGATACTTGTTTATCCGGTTGGTCATTTTATGGGAATAGCTGGTTCTGTAGCGCTTGCATTGCTTATGATACCGGTTATAGTAATCACAACTGATGAGATGATGAAATTAGTTCCAAGGGAAACAAGAGAAGCAGCATATGCCCTTGGAGCTCAGCCATGGCAGGTTAGCTTTCAAGTAGTTTTAAAAGCTGCAAAAGTAGGAGTTTTAACAGGTGTAATTCTTGGAGTAGCAAGAATATCCGGAGAAACTGCACCATTATTATTTACATCTTTTAATAACAACTTTACAACTTACGATATCACGCAACCGACGGCATCTTTAACAGTTACAGTCTTTCAATACGCCATGGGACCATACGACGAATGGCACAGACAAGCATGGGCAGCATCTTTCATTCTTACGTTCTTCGTATTGATTGCATCAATCACAGCAAGATACTTAATCCAAAGGAAAAAACACTCTTAGGAGGCAAACATAAATGTCTGAAAATGTAAAATTACAAGTCAAAAATCTAAATTTTTATTATGCTGGCAATAAACAGGCTTTAAAAAATATAAACATGCCGGTTTATGAAAAAAAAGTTACAGCACTAATTGGACCATCCGGATGTGGTAAAACTACACTGCTTAGATGTTTTAACAGAATGCATGACTTATACCCGGGTAACAGATACGAAGGAGAAATAATATTTGAAGGTAAAAACATTCTTGCAAAGGATGTAGATTTAATGATTTTAAGAAGTAAAATCGGTATGGTATTCCAAAAACCAACACCGTTTCCAATGTCTATATTTGACAACGTCGCATATGGACTTAGGCTTCAAGGAATTAAAAACAAAACAGAGCTGCAAGACAGAGTTGAAAAAGCTTTAAAAGATGCTGCAATCTGGGACGAAGTAAAAGATAGACTTAATGCATCAGCTTTTTCTTTGTCAGGTGGTCAGCAACAAAGATTATGTATAGCAAGAGCAATAGCAGTAAAACCAGAAGTCATACTATTTGACGAGCCAACATCAGCACTTGACCCAATATCAACATCAAAGATAGAAGAGCTTATAGTTGAATTAAAGAAAAATCATACAATAATTATTGTTACCCACAACATGCAACAGGCAGCAAGGGTTTCAGACTACACTGCATTTATGTATCTTGGAGAGCTTATTGAATTTGATTTAACAGATATTATATTCACTAAACCAAGCAAAAAACTCACAGAAGATTATGTTTCAGGTAAATTTGGTTAATAAAAAAATCGAAAACTCTATGAAGGAGGATGTTAAATGTTAATAGAACCAAGATTAAATGAAATCAAAGAAAGGCTTTTAAAAATGGCTGAAATTGTAGAAAACATGATAGATAACTCAATAAAAGCTATCATAGAGCATAACCCGAGGTATTTAAAATATGTTGAAGAAAATGAAAACATAGTTGACCAGATGGAAGTAGAAAATGAATCATTGATAATAACAACCATGGCAAGATATCAGCCGGAGGCAAAGTATTTAAGAATGCTCGCAATGGACTTGTTTGTAAACAGAGACCTTGAAAGAATAGGAGACCATGCAGAAAATATAAAAGAACATGCCCAGTCTATATTAACAAAACCAAAGTTAAAAGAATATGTAGATTTACCAAAAATGACTGAGTTAACAATACAAATGCTTAAAGATGCAATAAAAGCTTTTGCAGAAAATGATACAAATCTTGCAAGAGATGTAATAAAGAGAGACGACATAATAGATGCATTAGAAGACCAGATAATAAGAGAGTTATACACTTACATGGTAGAAGACCCATCAACAATAAAAGTTGGATTAAGACTTATAGACGTTGTTAAAAACATAGAAAGAGTTGCAGACATAGCAACAAACTTAGCAGAAGAAGTTATTTACATGAAAGAAGGAAAAATGCTAAGACATCAGGAATTAGACGAAAATGGAAAGTAATACCCTAAAAGACCAGCATTTAGATTATGAAATACTAATAAGTTTTCTTGACTATTTAAAAGAAGGCGTCATTGTCGTTGATGAAAATAAAAATATCTTATTTGTAAATAGATTTGCACAGAGATTTTTAAATACTCCAGATTACGAAGGTAAACATTTTAAAGAAGTTATAAATGATAATTATCTTTATTCTATAATTTCCCATGAATACGATAAAGACACAAAGTTAGAAGTAAATATAGATAGTAGTAAATACTTGGTAAATGTATATCACATTAAAGGCAAAAAAATAATTCATCTGCAAGATATAACGCCATTTGAGATCTACAAACAAGCAAAGAAAGACTTTGTATCTAACGTATCTCATGAATTAAAAACTCCAATCTCTGTTTTAAAGTCTGCTATGGAAACAATAGAAGAGGAAATAAAAGACTCTAACATCCTGAAATTTGTAGACATGGCAAAAAAAAGAATAAATCAAATGGACTCTCTCATAAACGACCTTCTTATACTTGCAAGACTCGAATCTCAAGAAGATTTGGTAAACAAGAAAAAATATTTATTATACAAACAAGTTGAAGACATCTTTGAAGATTTGCAACATTTAACAAAAGATAAGAACATAAAACTTAAAAATAATGTTCCCAAAGATTTTGAAGTTTATGCAGACGAACAAAAATTAAGCATAGCACTAAAAAATTTAATTGAAAATGCAATAAAATATAACGTTCAAAACGGCACAGTAGAAGTAAATGCAAAAACTGATGGAAAGTATGACATTATAAGCGTTATAGATACAGGCATAGGAATACCACCAGAATCAATTCCTCTTGTGTTTGAAAGATTTTACAGAGTTGATAAATCAAGAAGTAGGAACATCGGCGGAACAGGTTTAGGGCTATCTATCGTTAAACACATCACAGAAGCCCATAAAGGCAAAGTATGGGTAGAAAGTCAAGTAGGAAAAGGAAGTAAATTTTATATTAAAATACCAAAAACGTGATCCTTCGGATTAAAGTCCGCAGGATGACAGGAAACCACTAGTGAGTCATTCTGATTGAAGCGAAGGATCTCCTGTTTTTCCTGGATTTCTCATCCTAAGTATACTTCTTATTTATTAAAACATTCAAATATCTTAATAATTACAAAAACCCCCATTAAGTTAGTGTTTGACAACTTTGTATTTTTTGTATTGAATATATGCAAATATATTTTTTAGAAGGAGGTTAGTATTATGAGAAAAGTTTTAGCGTCAGCTGCAATTCTTGCAGTAGCAGGGTCTGCAATGGCAACAAACGGAGATAACATGATAGGTGTTACTCCAGCATCTGAAGCGATGGGTGGTCTTGGTGTTGGTATGCCAATTGGCTCTGTTGATTCAATCTTTAGAAACCCAGCATGGATGAACTCAGAAAAAGGCTTTACTGTCAGCTTTGGTGGTATTTTATTTATGCCAGATGTTAAGGGAAGATACAATGGTCAAAACTCGGGTGATACTGGATATGTTTCCTCAAGAGCAAACTTCTTTACTGTTCCAGAGATAGGAATTACAAACAGAATAAATGATCAAGTGGTTGTTGGTATTGCTGCATACGGTGTTTCTGGTATGGGTGTAGATTATAGGGATAAAGACCCGAGATTAGCAAATATGCATACGACTTTACAGTTTATGAGAATTATTCCAGCTGTTTCTTATCAAGTAAACCCTAATTTATCTGTTGGTGTAGGACTTGATTTAGCATGGGGTTCTCTTGATATGGGTGCTAATATGTGTGTAGATTTAAATCAAAATGGGTTAATTGATCCAAATGAATGCTTTAATGCAGGCGGAGGTCAGTCATCTTCTTATGGTGTAGGCGCACAATTAGGTATAGGTTATAAAGTTGGAGATTTAACAGTAGGTTTTAACTATCAATCCCCTGTATCTATGAAATACAAGCATGTATTTGATACTAATGGCGATGGTTCATATGAAGACCTAAAATTACAACAACCTCAAGAAGTTGCAGCTGGTATTGGTTATAAAGTATTACCAAACTTAAAAGTTGGTTTAGATTTAAGATGGATTAACTGGTCTGATGCAGATGGTTATAAACAATTTAAATGGAAAGACCAAACTGTTATAGCAGTTGGTGGTGAATATCAAGTAACTCCAGCATTAAAATTAAGAGCTGGTTATAACTATGGTAAATCTCCAATCAGAAGCTATTCTGGATTGAACGGAATGATGCCAACAAATAATATACCAAGTTTAGCACAACCTTTCCCAGACTTTAACGTTCAATGGTTCAATCTAATTGGTTTTCCGGCGATTACAGAACACCATATTACCCTTGGTGGAAGTTATCAAGTTAGCAAACATTTTGCTATCGATTTAGCATATGTACATGCATTTGAGAAAAAAGTTGAATCAAGTGGACAGTCTTATACGGTTGATGCAACATCAGGTAATCCTCCAACAAGGTATACACTTGAAAACGCAACAGTTGGAGCTAAAAACTCACAAAATGAAGTTGGTATAGCTTTAAGATGGTCGTTCTAAGGTATTGGAGGTAGGGATGTTATGAATAAATTAGCAGTTTTAGGGACGGTTTTGTCCCTTTCTTTTTCAAGTTTTGCAGCAGAACCGTGGATGAGTCCAAAGTGGACAGAGCAGTTTTGTGAGTATTGGAACAAAAACATGCAAACGGTCATGGCAGAATGGGCAGAATACAACGTAAATAAACAAAAAGGCTATAAAACAATCCAATTTTACAGAGAGAATTGCAATCCACCTAAAAAGGTTGAGGTTAGAATTAAGTATGAAAACGGAAAAGCGGTATGTATATATGGCGGCGAAGCTAAGGACCCAAATCCAGAGTTTGTTATGTACGCAACAGACGAAAACTGGAAGTCTTTAGCAAAAGGTGAATTTGGATTTATGGGAATGGGTATTATGAAAAAGATGACATTCCAAGGTTCTAAAGTTGAAGCAATGAAATTCATGGAACCTTTCAAATCTTTCTTAATTGGTCTTGGAAAAGTTCCTCATACAGATGCTTGTCCATAATATCTTTAAAATATCCCGAGGCTTTAAAAAGGTCTCGGGAGTCTAAATTTTCATTGATTAAGTTATTGAGCGACAGGTAAGAATCTCCGTCCTTTTATACCCTTAATCTGTCATTCTGAGCGAAGCGAAGAATCTCCTGTTTTTTCTTTTTAAATCAAAAATCAAAAGAGGAGATCCTTCGGACCAAAGTCCTCAGGATGACACTATAGAGGGGAAAAGGCAGAGATTCTTCGCACGGCTTCAGAATGACGATTAAAAGGCTAATTAATTTTTAAACTTAGCTAAAATTTAGAACAGCCTTTAGAGTAATTTCTTTTTCTTAACATTCTTGAATTAAATCCCTATGTACTGATTTATACTTTCTATTGCTTCTTTTATAGCATTATAAATCGAGGATATTATATTTTCATTGTTCTATTTTCTTTTCTACTTTCCTTAATGCTTAACTTCTATGCTGTTTTCTCGCCTAACTCACTTGATCATTTACTCACTTGTTTAATGCCTTTTTGACAATCTCTAATCTATCTTTAACTTTCTCTATTTCTTTTTCATCTTTGAAGAATTCTAAGACTTCTTCATCTTTAAACTCAACTTTCCCTTTTTGTTTTATAATCTCTGCAACATAGTCAGCAACTGCAAGTAATTTTTTACATCTTTTTGATGAGTTGAATTTAACATCAGCAATTTTGCCATTTTCCTCTTTGATATAAAAACTAACCACATGACAACCGCTTTTACATTTCCCAATTTCTTTGTAATCTGAAGGAGCATCTTCTATAAAATTTTTCAATCCACTTTCAATATAATTCTTTATCTTCATAATTTTATTCCTCCTTTATATAAAATCTGCTAAAATCAAACATTTTTAAATAAGGTGATTCTTCTTCTTTGTGAATTAATTGGGTTATTAATTTTGCTGTAATTGGAGCAAGCAATATTCCGTTTCTATAATGTCCTGTAGCATAGTATAAATTTTTTATCTCAGATTTTCCAAGAATAGGAAGACCATCAGGGGTTGCTGGTCTAAATCCATACCAAGTTTCCGTTATTTCATAGTCTTTCGTAGATGGTAAAGTTTCTAACAAACCTTTAAGTAGTAAAAATATCCCAGATACCGTATTTCCTTCTTTAAAAAAAACATTTTCTTGTGTAGCACCAACAACAACTAAATTACTATCTTTTCTTGGAATTATATAAGCTCTATTGCTATATAAGATTTTTGAAATTTCACCTTTTTCTTTTGTTTTGAATGACAACATCTGTCCTTTAATTGGGAAAACTTTAATAGGTTCTATTTCGCCCGACCAAGCTCCAGCAGCTAAAATACAAAAATCCGCTTCAAAAGTCCCATTGTTTGTGATCACTCTTTGAAATATTCCATTATCAGCCTCTATAAATTTAACTTCTGTAAACTCTTTCACAGTCATATTAGAATTTTTTGCATATTTAACCAACGACACAACAAGCTTTCTATTATCAACCTGTTTATCATGTGGAAAAAAAGCTCCACCGATAACAAAATTTGAGATTTTAATTCCCATATCTAAAATTTCTTGACGAGTAAGAATTTTTGATTCCAA
This is a stretch of genomic DNA from Sulfurihydrogenibium sp. YO3AOP1. It encodes these proteins:
- a CDS encoding nicotinate phosphoribosyltransferase — protein: MKIKNYIESGLKNFIEDAPSDYKEIGKCKSGCHVVSFYIKEENGKIADVKFNSSKRCKKLLAVADYVAEIIKQKGKVEFKDEEVLEFFKDEKEIEKVKDRLEIVKKALNK
- the thiO gene encoding glycine oxidase ThiO; its protein translation is MKGIIIGGGIIGLSIARELNKLGYEITILEKKVLGRGASWAAGGMLAPQAEGLTGVFLNFSVESREMYKDFVQQIEKETGHEVSYYECGIVCPAFSEKEMENLSKRVDYYNRLGLESKILTRQEILDMGIKISNFVIGGAFFPHDKQVDNRKLVVSLVKYAKNSNMTVKEFTEVKFIEADNGIFQRVITNNGTFEADFCILAAGAWSGEIEPIKVFPIKGQMLSFKTKEKGEISKILYSNRAYIIPRKDSNLVVVGATQENVFFKEGNTVSGIFLLLKGLLETLPSTKDYEITETWYGFRPATPDGLPILGKSEIKNLYYATGHYRNGILLAPITAKLITQLIHKEEESPYLKMFDFSRFYIKEE
- a CDS encoding SCP2 sterol-binding domain-containing protein; the protein is MNKLAVLGTVLSLSFSSFAAEPWMSPKWTEQFCEYWNKNMQTVMAEWAEYNVNKQKGYKTIQFYRENCNPPKKVEVRIKYENGKAVCIYGGEAKDPNPEFVMYATDENWKSLAKGEFGFMGMGIMKKMTFQGSKVEAMKFMEPFKSFLIGLGKVPHTDACP
- a CDS encoding outer membrane protein transport protein; the encoded protein is MRKVLASAAILAVAGSAMATNGDNMIGVTPASEAMGGLGVGMPIGSVDSIFRNPAWMNSEKGFTVSFGGILFMPDVKGRYNGQNSGDTGYVSSRANFFTVPEIGITNRINDQVVVGIAAYGVSGMGVDYRDKDPRLANMHTTLQFMRIIPAVSYQVNPNLSVGVGLDLAWGSLDMGANMCVDLNQNGLIDPNECFNAGGGQSSSYGVGAQLGIGYKVGDLTVGFNYQSPVSMKYKHVFDTNGDGSYEDLKLQQPQEVAAGIGYKVLPNLKVGLDLRWINWSDADGYKQFKWKDQTVIAVGGEYQVTPALKLRAGYNYGKSPIRSYSGLNGMMPTNNIPSLAQPFPDFNVQWFNLIGFPAITEHHITLGGSYQVSKHFAIDLAYVHAFEKKVESSGQSYTVDATSGNPPTRYTLENATVGAKNSQNEVGIALRWSF